The segment gctcctgagaaaaagcaaccccattttcttaatttttcacttttaaatattagaaatttgtagaaatatttcaaaatcgTTTTCTGAAGAGAGACACCTCCAAATATTTCTTCCCAATTCCTATAGTAGTTAAAGATTTTTCTAAGTAGCTTTAGAATCCAAAAAAATGACCTTATTTTGtcttcacttttcatttttagaaatatttagaaatatctcTTGTAGAGAGAAATTCCCATATGTTTCATTCCTTTTTCCTCAACACATCTGTATTTTTGAAACTGGTTGTAGagttctggaaaatattttccccttatacaataaaaaataaaattgcatttgagTGGTAATCTTTATTCTAGAAAGAAGTAAGACCCCTTCAGCcagccagcctgctgcagaggctcttttcctgcaggagctttgTACCTAGTCACAACCAACATACATAAAACCTTTTCCCAGatatttcctgggatttttgaCAAGGTCACGTCTTAGTTTTCTCAGACTAACTTTGAGCAAAGTGGGCATCTCTTCAACTTACCATCTTTGTTTGCTTCTGGTGGAACTCCCTCAGTTCTAGAGCAGGGCCTTCTCTCAGCTTGCTGCTggccccgggctctcctcccggcctgctgggctttgttgggtggcacagcctgtgccaaggggcggcaaggtgcctgcaggccccagctctgggggaaatgGAGAAGGTCCTGCCCGCATCcactgtgctgccagctcagcagtgcagcacagcatgggctgacgctccccattgctcccacaggtgcagctggaaccacAGCACATGTTCCTGATGCTTAGAAGGGCCTTGGAAGGGGTTTCTGTCAGGGAACAGGCTTCTGGCTGGGGTTCCCAGCAGGCCTGCTTGTTTTGGAGCTGATCTTCATCTTATGCTCTGTCCGAATTTGGACTTACTTGAAGAGAAGACAGTGAGTGTTTAGTTCACCTTTCCCTCAAACAGCTTCTTTTGAAAGTCTACTGTACATAGAAAACAttcccagtgaggctgcagtgTAGGTGTGGCCAGTCCATGATTGTTTaaagaactctgctgagggttctgctgctgcccagagctttcacTGGCCTCCTAATTGCTGGGCTTTGTCCTGGGGGGCCCcttggggctgcagccagtgctggctcctactgaggctgcctggacaagagcagccccaggggcacagggcagaggcaaagcacagtggggaagagaaagagcagggacgagattgcccttgaaaggcaggggaagggagaatGTCGCTTATCCGAGAGAGCCCCAAAGAGCGGCTGGAAGAGGTGCCGGCTGATCAAGGACCCACGAGGAGCGGAGGGAGGGCGTATCGGCTGACGGAGTGTCCCGAGGAGTGGCTGGGGAGAGTGGGGGTGTGCGTTGGCGGGGAGGAGCGGCCGGAGCGCTTGCACGGTCCGGTGGTGGGGAGGCCGGCGGGGCTTTCGGAGTAGGCTCAGCCCGGCCGGTGGGCACGGCTAACCCCGCCTGCCTGCAGGACCACGGCGCAGGTCCTGTTGGAGGCAGACCTGCACGGGCTGCTGAAGCTGGACACGCTGATCCCGAACGCACCGCCTGCGCGATGGCAGCGCAAGGCCAAGGAGAGATGCTCCGGGCCCAGCCCCGTCAGCGTGTCGCCCATGAAGCCGGCCAAtcgctcccacagctccagcaagaCACCGTCCACGACAGCCGGTGAGCGCCggccaccagcagcagagatTGAGTGCGGGAGCCTCGCCCAGGCTGCTTGTCCGTAGCCAcagggctttggctccctgccACGCTGCCCTACCggctgctgctcaggcaggaggaggtgggcTGTGCTCCTGACAGCCACCCACCTCCTTGCCAGCATGAggggcagagctctgagcactggGGCTGGCGAGCTGCTGTTCACCCAGCTGAGCCTTGCTGGCACAGCTGTATGCTAGGATGAGTGTGGGGGGGGACTGTCAGCTGACAGCTTTACATCCTGTGAGCGTTTTTGTATCTTCCCCTTATCTCTGGACTCTGGAATTGTTGCACTAGACCCAAGTGCACACAGTCCCTAACCAACTtggtggcagggaggaaaaTATAAGTTAGTTGTGACTGGGTGGCATGAGACCTCAGAGTCCTACTTGTGTGGTGGGTGTGATGTGGAAGAGTGTTGGGTTTACTCCCGTGAAAGCTCTAATACAGGCTGTTAAATAGCTGTAAGACAATATTTTCATATGTGAATGCACATAAATCTTGATCCAAAATTCAAAGCACCCCCAAAAAGGCTGGGGGGGATTGCTACATTCCCAACCGCAGCACTATGCAGATGGAGATGGCAAATTTCCTCCTAAGCAAAAAGAATGACCCTGCGGAGGATTCCCCTACCAAGAAGGTGAGCATGTTGCTAAGTTACAATTACTTAAACAACCGCTACTCCTTCCTGCCCCTTTACAGAGCAGTGAACAATAGGTTCTATCAAGTGGGCACACGGGACTGACAAGTCCCAGCCATCACTACTTGCAGCTCTGGGATTCAGGAGCCTAGGATGCGATTGAAGCTGTAGAGACTGCCATGCACTCTAAACCTATGCTGCTTCTGGAAGCAAAATTTAGCTTTTGACTAATGAGGGGTTAAAATGTAGCAGGCAACAAAAACACAAAGCTGTGAGCCCATGCAGAGTGAAACTGCTGGTAGTAGCTATTCTAGGACAATGTCTCCACAGGGAACACTTCTGGAATGTTTTACACTATGTTCTGAAATCTGTTTATGAAGCATTTGGTCACTTTGTGGCTGTGGCTTTTCCCACTGGCAATAACACTGGATTTGCCATTGTGTGAAAATGTGAGCAGGACAATATATGAAAGTCTGAGGAAAAATTGCTTTGACCTGCCTCTGTGTGACTGACCCTTGCAGCACAGTCAAACATCTTCAGATTCTAAGAGAAAGGGACTTAGGTGTCTGTTTAAATTGCAGTGTGGGAATTGTTTTAAATGCATTGCACTGAGGGTGATTTGTCTCTGTAGGAGCAACAGAAAGCCTGGGCAGTGCATCTGAATGGTTTTGATGTAGAAGAGGCAAAGATCCTCCACCTCAGTGGAAAATTAGAGAATGCTCCAGAAGGTATGATACAGGAGTCTGTGTGAGCTGAATCAGCAGCAGAGATCAGGTCAGGGGAACAGCAACACAGAGGCTCTGTGTGTGGTCacaggagaaatcaactggttTCTGAGAGCTGTACAGGCTGGAGTCTCCTTTCTTAAGGTTCCTGAGGTCGAGGGAGGGCGTAACAGTTATAGTGAATTTATTTAGGAGAGGTGCTATGACTGCCAGTTGGTCACctgttacagggcttgcaagggtcttcagggtgaagagagagacgagaatcttgacctcatgttcagaaggcttgatttattattttatgatatatattacattgttactatactaaaagaaatagaaggaaagttctcagaagctagctaagctaagaatagaaaaagaatgaataaacaaagggctgtgtctcagcagagggtgagacccagctctgctgtgagtggtcagtaaatccaaacattcaCCCGAGACCAATCACgcatccacctgttgcattccacagcagcagataaccattgtttacattttgttgctgaggccacagcttctcagaagggagaaaaatcctaaagaaaggatttttatgaaaagatgtcagTGACAGTCACCTGTACTGCAGGTTCCAAACATTCATGAAGTCTGTAAGAGCACCAAAACTCTCTGCACTTTCTAGCTTAAACTGCAACTAAATATAATGGGATTCAAAAACCCAAGTGTTTGTTAAATTTGTTTCCATGAATGAGGAAATTGTAGCTCACCCCTGTTCAGCAGTTCATACTGCCAGTGATTTTAGTGCACTGCAGGCTTGTGAGTGTTTCTCTTACGACTTCATTTTCACTCCAAGGGATTCCTAGGTGGGTGAGCAGCACTCAGCTGGGAGGAAACTAACTCAGGTTAACAAACCTGTTCCCCTGCACACAGACTATCAGAATAACCTGAAAGTGCTCTACAGTCAGAAAATGGCACCTGGATTCAGCAGGAAGAAGAGCAGATATATTCCCTTAAAGCCAGAACGGGTCTTGGATGCACCAGAGATGTTCAACGACTACTGTAAGTAGGCTACGGGGTTGAGTGCTGGGCATCCAGAACATTTTGCACTGGATTGCTGTTCCTAGGACAGTGTAACTGGGCTGTCTGTATTATTTTGTGTACCCAGGCTAGCACAGACCACTTCTGGAGTGTCCCTGTGTGGCCTTACAGGGACAGTGGTCTAGGGCACTGTGTAGGTGCCTTGGAGCAGGGTAcctggccccagcagctgggcatAGTGACACTCAGAAGGCTCCCCCTCACCTgcacgtgtgtgtgtgcacatgtgcacccacacctgctgcagcagcacggGTGAAGGGCAGGGCTCTCTAGCCAAGCATGGTGTGACCTGCATTTCTCTTTCAAAGTGTAGATCTGACTCTCATAGACTGGAGCTCCCAGAACTTCCTGGCAGTGCTTCTGGATGACACTGTTTATCTGTGGAATCACACTAGTAGGGAGATTATCCCCCTGCTGCAGATGGAGCATCCAGATGTTTACATTTCCTCTGTGTCATGGATTAAAGATGGAGACTACCTTGTTGTTGGCACAAGTAGTGCTGAGGTTCAGGTGAATGCAAGAGTAAAACTAGAGGTGTTTTCAAGGGATTGACAGAACTGGGGACAAAACCTTGGCTGGCAGAGGAAGGATGCCATGCACCTGACTTGTCTTCCCTGGTGTGGGGTGGAACTGCCCAGTGTGCAAGgcagggtttggtttgggggttttctgaTAAGCAGCGTTACCTTCTGTGCTATAGTCATGAGATACACACTTTCTCTGTTTCCTTACTGAGAAAGCTGAATGCCAGAGCCTGTGCAGTGAGGTTCCTAGGGCATAGAAACAGGATTGGGTTTCTTCTGAAGAACTTTTTGCTTTGCCTCTCCAGCTATGGGACGTTGAGCAGCAGAAACATCTCCAAACCATGACCAGCCATTGTGCCTGTGTGGGAACCCTCAGCTGGAACAGCTACATCCTCTCCAGGTAAAGCAGTGGGTCAAGGGCAGTTTCCAGTTGTTGCAAACTCCTATCCATCAATCTATGTTTGGCATGGGTTACGGATGGCAGAGAGAAGTTTGTCCTGGCTTGGGATTCTTACTCAGCCTTATCTGTTGGGGCTGTGAGGAGAAGGCCTCTTTCCTGTCTTGCAATTTGTGCTGAAGTTGTAAAGAGCTTGTGTGGGTGTTTCACTCACACCAACAGACCTGTGTTGCTGGTAACACTGGTTGAAACCCAGTGGCAGGTATAGCAGTCTTGCAACAACAAAAATGGATTTGGGTGAAAATGTGCAGCCTGACCCTgcaagccttctcttctctctgcagTGGTGCACGGACTGGGCACATCCATCACCACGATGTCTGAGTGGCTGAGCATCACGTGGCCGCCCTTGCTGGCCACACACACGAGGTGTGCGGACTCAGATGGTCTCTGGATGGCCGCTACCTGGCCAGTGGTGGCAATGACAATCTGGCGAACGTCTGGCCATGCACCCAAGGTGGGGGTGGTGACTTTGCTCCTGTACAGACCTTCACTCAGCACCAGGGTGCTGTCAaggtgagcacagagctgccacgGGCAGATAAGTGTGTGCAAAGCAGGTATGCAGCACTGGCTGGGTGCAGGTTGTCTCTTGTATGTTTTAAAATGAACTCTCCTCTCTCAGGCTGTGGCATGGTGCCCATGGCAGATGAATGTTCCAGCCACTGGAGGTGGCACTAGAGACAGACATATCCGCATCTGGAACGTGTGTTCTGGCGCCTGCCTCAGTGCTGTTGATACCCTTTCCCAGGTGAGAGATGAACATCGTCTTGGAGACAAACACCTTCTGGCAGCACacctccacagagctgctggctcctcaggcccagaggcacagggaaggagggggaCAATGCTTGCCTCCAAGTGGTGAGCATCAGCACAAGCACCTTGTCTCACCTGTGTTACTGCCTCTTTGCAGGTGACTTCTATCCTATGGTCAACAAACTACAAGGAGCTCATTTCAGGCCATGGCTTTGCACAGAATCAGCTGGTCATATGGAAGTATCCAACAATGACCAAGGTTGCAGAGCTGCAAGGTAGGTGGACAGGGCCTGGGTGGGGGCTGTCAGAGGTTGAAGACAGATGCACTCCTTGGTTGGAGCCTGCAGCATCACTGATACCAGGACAGTATCCGGGGCCATGCTGCTAGGAGTAAAGCATGCCCACAGGGCTGTGGAAGAGATACCATTGATCCAAATGTGTGCTTGGGGTCTGAAATCatgctgccacagccactgggGAGACAGCTATGCAAGCTGGCAGGGCTCATGGGAACATACAGGAGTAAATGTGCATGTGTTGATCAGCTCAGCCCTGACTGcacattccttctcctcctcaggTGATACTGATAGAATCTTCAACCTGACCATGAGCCCTAATGGTACAGCAGtggcctcagcagctgctgatgaAACACTGCAGATCTGCCGCTGTTTTGAGATGGATCCcataaagaagaagaaggagaaggcaAACAGTGCCAAAAGCAGTATTCTTCACCAGAGCGTCCGCTGAGAGCATGGGATTGTTGTGGGGAGGGGGATATTTGGTTTACACACTGTGcagtattttaaatgttaatgAACTGCTTAACTTGACTTTTTCTTAATGGAGTCTGATGGAAGAAAAAGCCATGGCTCCTAAACCAAAGTCTTTCTCCCTGAGGCTGGGGATCTGGGCAAGGAGTGGAGACCTAGGTCTTAAGGGCCAGTTTACAGGCCCCTGAGCTTAGCACAGCCTAGCAGAAGGATGCTGTGCAAGGGCTGTACTTCTGTTTCTGTCCCAGCTAAGATAGATATGTCACCTGCCCCATCTAGATGCTGACTacaagcacagcagctccagcacaggctcaACTGAAAGCACAGCATGTCTGTGGCCTCAGTTTGTGTTGTCCTGGCCTGTCTCACAAGCCCAGGGACACCTACCTatggctctgcaggcagatcTCAGTTTGTCTTGTTAGCTACAGGCAGCCATCACTGCCTGCCTATGGTGCTGGAGTAGAATAgctgttggaaaaaaaaggagggagggaaatatAGAGCAACAGCTGTAATCACCCCAAAGGCTGGAAAGGGGCTGGCTCTGGCATAAAGCCTGATGCAAAACAAAAGGTTGGCttacacagccacagccagcctgggtgTCATGCAAGAGCCACGCAAAGCACCACCAACCCTGTGCTCAGCCTTCAGTCACGTATTCTTCCAACAACTCTgatctcccttcccctcctgctgaCAGGAGGCCCTGGTGCCTCACTGAGGCTTCATGCAGGGGAGCAAGCACCAGGGCTCAGCTGACATTTATTGGAGCTTGACTCCCCTACACTtggaaaaatgccttttttccaggctgaactgTGCTGGAGCAAGTTGCAGGAAATATATTTGAGCCCTCACCTGACCAACAACCAGCTCAGCCATGATGCTTTGCACGGTGGAGCTGCAGTGtctgaggctgtggggctgcaccaGACCCATCAAGCCTGTCCTTCAGCTGCACCAGCattgccaggggctgctggggacactgcacagcTGATAAGCACCTTGGCCTGTACAAAGCAGCTCCACCAAGCCTGTGCCTCCCATCGGTCCTCAGTGATTAGCCGAGGGTGGATTATTAACTATTTTCACCTTTCCCTCAGCACAGTACCACACTGTGCCTagcaccagctctgcctcctgagcCTTACAGCAGCTGGAACCTTCAAAGGTTCCGACTTGTGCTCTGCCAAGGCCAGTGAGTGTGTAACCACACCCACCAgagcacccacacacacacacacacacacacataaagcTGATATGGGGGGCACAGTCTCAAAAAACAGCCACTGagccagcaccttcccagcagtgctgctggtgcatCCCCATTTGGCCACTTGGGAAAGATTAGGAGGTCCAAGGAAGGAGCTCTCCCTCAGACACAAATCCTAGGGCCACAGCTGTCTCTAAAGGGGAAGCAGGCAGGAACCCAGATGCAAGGCTGGGCTCttccacagagctgtgctgttgTTGTAGgagccctgccccacagccctgcacttGGTGCTGGGAGTTAGCACAGACTTGCCCTGTAGGGCCACAGCTGATTAGGCCTTCCCTGGTCCCTGACCTGGAAGGAAAGCTTTATATGCCAAAAAGTTCCTGTCATTTTTTCAGTCCCATGtaagagcagctcagctttCTCACAgactctttctttctccttagCACAGGCCCCGCACCCAGATGCTGTGCATTACATAGCCCTTAGAGGACCTCTGAGCATTACCAGAGGGTAATGATACTGCAGGGTCTTTGACCCCATGCTGGTCTCTCACAGTCCTGGAgcaaggaggagcagaggaaggaagtGGGCACTGATCCAGCAGGCCCAGTAAACACAGCCCTGTAAGGTGTGAATTCAGTTCACAGCATGACAGCATATTAATTACCAAGTGCCATGGCCAGCCCATAGAAGAGCACAGCTAACAGTGTTGtgaataagaagcttgactaggccaatattcaagcagcaatcaatttattatttaatatggtaaaTATGGgcaatacagcgctgggtacagtggggaaagttttccctccaactgcacactgATAATTGagggttacaggtatttataggaGTACCCATcagtttttttcagcagtttctatttccaatcttttactcatcagcaattcTTATTCGaaattattacatcacaattctatacactattgtgattttaatttctcaggatgtatctcaaaggagtatccccagatggtgacaGTCCAGtttccaaaagaagaaagacaaatcCCATCTGGTGAGGTCCAGCTCTCCAGATGtgggtccaccttttaattgcagagactctaaatctcataacagtgatatccagcttccctttggtcaaaaccataaacccttgaggtgatgttctcaagctgtttttctctgcttcaataaggtCTGAGATAagaatatttcctttatatatattccaaagctacagtttcaaggatacaagtaatattctaaaattatacttcaaaaggttattattgcagagctccttatggattaaatgcaagcaaaatgCAACATCTTTAACACCTTAATTCCAATACTCCTAAATCAACtagggttaattgcaaacaaaagataggttcaaaggcctttttccatgctttattctcctcagttattattagaattcacagctctcccattgtCGGGGTCCACACGTTTTGCATTCACAAATACACACGTCAcctgtttgtacctgacacaaaacacagctttgtatCTCACAAACAAGAAAATGCACTCCTTGCTCTTCTGACACAGCTCTCTCTGTTCATGATGTGGGGCAGCGAGTGCTGATGATGTGCAGGAGCTGATGCAAGGGACAGGGACGAGgatgcagcaggcacagtgccAAGCTGACAGAGGGATGATCTCTGGCAGTGGCACTGAAGGAGAAGAGTTTGCAGGCAAGACAGAAAATGGCTCTTTGTTTCACCTATTCTTTCAGTGCTGCTAAGAATGTAgcctggagcaagctgggaacaccagagcctggagccctttccaggcagggctgcatcagACACAAACCAGCAGGGGACTGAAGAGCCCCTGGGGTGGCAGTGAGCAACCTCAGGttctgctcactgctgctggcattttCTGTTGAACCATCTCCAAGGACTTCTCTTGTGCTCTGTATTTCTAAGGGGTTTCCcccttgtttgtttttggttgtcTCCTGcaccttttcttctccaaattTTCCTaccctgtcagcagcagcccctgtccAGAACTGGCTCTAAAATATCAGCAAAACAGCTAGGAACAACAAGGGTGGAATCCTGCGGCTCAGGAATTCGTATGCCAGAGCCCTGTCTGTGCCTTAGGCTTTGTCAGGACCTCCTTCTCTGAGCAAAAACTAGGGATTAGTGGAGTTTTTTGTGAAAGAGCTCCTGAGAAGCAAATGTTGTGCGAGGTTTCTCAGGAGTGTTTCCGTTAAGTTCATTGCTGACAAAGAGAAAGTAAGGCCAGGgtagcagagcagctgggagctggtcaCTCCCTGCAAAAGGCTGCTGTATGATGTGGGAACACCACGTTCCAGGAGGAGCGAGCAGGATCAATGTGTTCACAGTGCTGCAAATGAAGTTTGGGTTCAGTTACAGAGTAGTCAGGAGTGGTGAGCACTGGAAGATCcagctgcagtccccatccATGTCCCTTTCAGTGCTGGCTTTAATGTGTCTGCAGCCTGGATCCAGAGCGCCCTGGGgggctcctgtggctgcctttgcactcagggtgaggatgcccaggagccactgaggctgcagtggggaccagggctggggtttgtggcctggcaggtgtggctctgggggctgtgacatgccagggcatgggtcactgtcactgccctccGCAGCCCTGGCTAGCTCTGTGATGCTCCAGGGACAATGGCAAGAGTGGGGAAGTGGCTAGGTTAGGGTTTTGCCTGAGCCAGAACCTCTAGGCCAAATGCCCAGCAGCAAAGACCTCTGGAGGGCCGAGTGAAGGAAGCAGAGGAGGCTCTTCCGCGGTGTAAAGGGCAGCAAATTCATCAGGAGAGGCGGCGGGAAGGTTCACAGGACAGAATGCCCAATGGGAACAGATGTTCAAAGAAGCCCCACCACCCCTGTGCatgggtttttaaaatctttcaaaacaGGGGGTGGACACCATATTGTAACCAATAAGCGACTCTTGGGGTGTGGTTTTGAGGGCTACAACAAATCAGAACAAGGGGAAGAGAGAGCGTTGGGATAGGGATTGGATCTTGGGGTGAGGGACAGGGAACTTTCTGGAACAAAGGGTAGGGTTTGGGCTGATGGATGGGGCAAAGGGGCTGTTTTGTCTTGATAGACAGGGAAAAATCtggtgaggagggaggggattccTTGAGGGACACTTGGGTAGGAGGGCACAACATAGGGGAGAAGCTAACTGTAATAACTTGGGGAACACTTGAACATACCACTACATACCAGAACATTTGGCTCAATGAACTAACTCACtgcaacacagaaattcaggCTTTCAGCAGCTGAGAGGTGGCACTATTAGAACCCGCAGCAGCTGGTGAAAGCCATCTCTGTCCATCAGGTTCTTGCTGTGTGGGAAGGTGCTGCGAGTTGTGGTGGCTGCactgcccctgtgctgggaggatgATCTGtaccagggcagagcagaaagcTGCCATGGTGAGCAGAACATGCTCAGAGCATTGCAGTTCAGAGAATGGCACTGCCcttgaagggaaaaaagcttGAAAGCATAGAATTCTGTGAAGAACCGTTGCACAGATTTTCTCTTCTAGAACATGCCCATTTTTGTATGCTGTAAATGAATACTCTGGGTTTTACAGAAtacatggggttttttcttaaGGTTTTTGGGAGAACTCTcaagtttatttctgtttggatTTTACATCCAGCATGCATACAGGTTTTTTATaactattatttttctttagtaaaTACTTAGGGAAAAATACCCGACCATTTTTTAATCCTTTGGGATAGTGTGATTAATATTCTTAGAAAGAAAACCTTGTTGAACAAgtgtgaaaacacagagagagggaaaacagTATAAAAGTCTTTTAGAACAGAGCATGTAAAAAGAACTGCAGAACTGAGTAATTCCTCCAAGTGTAGAATTAGCAAGATATATCACCTAGAGTAACTGCCAAGATACTTTCTTAAACCAAGGGAAATGTGACCTGCAGCCATACGAAACACagccaaagcaaatgaaaacctTTGGAAAAGAGGGAATTTTGCCAGTGACATCAGTCTGTCTGGATAACTGAGGGATGCCCATCAATATTGCACTATATTCCTCAATATTTGCAATGTTTTTCTCCcaatttctgtgaaattaatAAGCTGCAGTTGTTTACCATTAGCTTAAGCTCTTAAAGGAATTACCAAGCACCATGTATGTTTTTCTGTAGCTGAGAAGGACTTGAGTTTCCCAAATCTTCTACAAAGCAGAAGGGAATCGCACAGTTACTTGTGCTAATGTTAATGAAGGGTTTCATGAAAGCAGGTGAATGAGAGCATTGCATTGTAAAACTTCCACATGCAAGAAAACAGGAGTCCAGTTAGAATGAAACATAGAAGGCTAGCAGAACATCAGAACAGGATAAAATGAAATTGCTAGACAGGAACTGATGCGTCAGAAATTAGGTGTATCATTTCTGATACATTTGCATGCATTTGCAAgctaaataagaaaaagaagggcaGAGATAATAAGGAATGAAGTTTTAAAATTGCACTGTGCAGAAGAGACACGCGAACCCCCAGTGtgaacacagctgggagatTCAGCTTGGAGATGGATTAGAGTGGAATCCATTCACTGAAGGTCTCTGGTGCACATGAGTGCaaagactgaggaaaaaaggagaaaaggttAATTTCTGAAAGCTATTTGGATTGCTGGAAGCATTGTCTAGAGATCTAAAAATCTAAAGCCTCAGAGAATCTGAACCTAAACCATCCCCAAATTGATTGATCAGGTATGATGTGcacatctctgctgttttcAGAGTCAGTGAAATTGACAATGAGTGGCTGGAAATTAGGAATGCCCACCCAGATTTTATCTCCCTTACTTTAAGAACACCTTAATAAGGCACTTCAGGAACTGAACACTGACATTCTCACCCTGCTCTATTTACTTTACATTTGAATACAGGCTGGTAGAAGCAGAAATCGGGCTTAAATTTCTCCCCAAATTACCTGTTGCACTTTCAGGTTAGGAGTAGATGTAAAATTCAACTAATCACTCTCTCTATCCCTGAATATTCCACTAGTGAACTGACCTACAGagctgtgggatctcagcacctcaggaacTGAGAAGCagagaccgagaccacccttggggggctcgggagtcctggaatgttgccagaagtgtctggtggctggactttgatcctacacaggagataacatctgtatgaggactgggaggatttcactggggtgaatggtgaagggataagttagttagagtataatacacagggtttaggatttctgtacaggggggtctagagaagtaagatggaggaattggggcgtgtcctgtccttcttcttcttcttggcctccaacttctgtggtgatggtggcactttgggattggtctttactaga is part of the Melospiza georgiana isolate bMelGeo1 chromosome 29, bMelGeo1.pri, whole genome shotgun sequence genome and harbors:
- the LOC131094387 gene encoding LOW QUALITY PROTEIN: cell division cycle protein 20 homolog (The sequence of the model RefSeq protein was modified relative to this genomic sequence to represent the inferred CDS: substituted 1 base at 1 genomic stop codon) codes for the protein MSLIRESPKERLEEVPADQGPTRSGGRAYRLTECPEEWLGRVGVCVGGEERPERLHGPVVGRPAGLSETTAQVLLEADLHGLLKLDTLIPNAPPARWQRKAKERCSGPSPVSVSPMKPANRSHSSSKTPSTTAGERRPKIQSTPKKAGGDCYIPNRSTMQMEMANFLLSKKNDPAEDSPTKKEQQKAWAVHLNGFDVEEAKILHLSGKLENAPEDYQNNLKVLYSQKMAPGFSRKKSRYIPLKPERVLDAPEMFNDYYLTLIDWSSQNFLAVLLDDTVYLWNHTSREIIPLLQMEHPDVYISSVSWIKDGDYLVVGTSSAEVQLWDVEQQKHLQTMTSHCACVGTLSWNSYILSSGARTGHIHHHDVXVAEHHVAALAGHTHEVCGLRWSLDGRYLASGGNDNLANVWPCTQGGGGDFAPVQTFTQHQGAVKAVAWCPWQMNVPATGGGTRDRHIRIWNVCSGACLSAVDTLSQVTSILWSTNYKELISGHGFAQNQLVIWKYPTMTKVAELQGDTDRIFNLTMSPNGTAVASAAADETLQICRCFEMDPIKKKKEKANSAKSSILHQSVR